Proteins encoded within one genomic window of Geotalea daltonii FRC-32:
- a CDS encoding transporter yields MIRKLAVIGGLVVGLSGSAFAAHPLITDDTGTQGKGKFQLEMNGEVSRDKEGFDGVETRETGAELAAAFSAGIFDNVDLVIGAPWVWSRVKEDGILTGDENGAGDVSLELKWRFLNYKGFSMAVKPGLTIPSGNENRGLGNGKVSYGVTMIASQELEPFTFHVNAAYTRTEFKLDADKESNRNNIWHASAAASCEVVKDLQLVANIGVETNGNRGSHAWPAFLLGGVIYSVTEDLDLDLGIKGGLNGPEADVAYLAGIAYRF; encoded by the coding sequence ATGATCAGAAAATTGGCGGTAATTGGTGGTCTTGTCGTTGGCTTGAGCGGTTCAGCATTCGCGGCACACCCGTTGATTACTGATGACACTGGAACCCAGGGGAAGGGTAAATTTCAACTGGAAATGAACGGCGAAGTAAGCCGGGACAAGGAAGGGTTCGACGGAGTGGAGACCAGGGAGACCGGCGCAGAACTGGCAGCGGCATTTTCTGCCGGCATCTTCGATAACGTGGATCTGGTCATCGGCGCTCCATGGGTCTGGAGCCGGGTCAAGGAAGACGGCATCTTGACCGGTGACGAGAACGGCGCGGGCGACGTCTCGCTGGAGCTCAAATGGCGTTTTCTGAACTACAAGGGCTTCAGCATGGCGGTAAAGCCTGGGTTGACAATTCCCTCCGGCAACGAGAACCGTGGGCTGGGCAATGGCAAAGTCTCTTACGGGGTAACCATGATCGCCTCTCAGGAACTTGAGCCGTTCACCTTCCACGTAAACGCCGCCTATACCAGAACCGAGTTCAAGCTTGATGCAGACAAGGAGAGCAACCGCAACAACATCTGGCATGCCTCGGCAGCAGCATCCTGTGAAGTTGTCAAGGACCTGCAGCTGGTGGCCAATATTGGGGTGGAAACAAACGGTAATCGTGGCTCCCACGCCTGGCCAGCCTTCCTGCTCGGAGGAGTGATCTATTCGGTGACTGAGGATCTGGATCTGGATCTGGGTATCAAAGGAGGCCTGAATGGCCCCGAAGCTGATGTTGCATACCTGGCAGGAATTGCTTACAGGTTTTAA
- a CDS encoding DUF3793 family protein — protein MGQSQLLSDHVFHTGANAGKDVPAKEPSSRRTVWRDIATRFIEPRECLASFLALESAEVVAGIKPANLFPIPNRTYACGRNPYQLWKKWGKTVVATTPLEAYELTDRGDSVLLLLYRPDALANLLEKPAVRAILARAGYASGVALPQVLDRFARCLAAGAFPHEIGIFLGYPLKDVVGFMGLARIPFTCQGPWKIYGEPQASLCLAETFRCCRSRMAADLSKGASPSVCLTGSSSSNRLPFSSLTENNIQDHRQLRSLRIV, from the coding sequence GTGGGGCAATCACAGCTTTTAAGCGATCATGTTTTCCATACTGGGGCCAATGCCGGCAAAGATGTTCCGGCAAAAGAACCGAGCTCTCGCCGGACGGTCTGGAGAGATATAGCCACGCGTTTTATTGAGCCCAGGGAATGCCTTGCTTCTTTTCTGGCCCTTGAATCGGCAGAGGTAGTCGCCGGCATCAAGCCGGCAAACCTCTTTCCCATTCCGAACCGCACGTACGCATGCGGCAGAAATCCGTACCAGCTTTGGAAAAAGTGGGGGAAAACTGTCGTGGCGACCACCCCCCTGGAGGCCTACGAGCTGACAGACCGGGGAGATTCTGTGCTGCTTCTCCTTTATCGCCCCGATGCGCTCGCCAATCTCCTCGAAAAACCCGCTGTTCGTGCCATCCTGGCCCGTGCAGGTTATGCGTCTGGGGTGGCTCTCCCACAGGTTCTCGATCGATTTGCCAGGTGTCTTGCTGCCGGCGCGTTTCCCCATGAGATCGGTATTTTCCTCGGATATCCCCTGAAGGATGTGGTCGGATTCATGGGATTGGCGCGAATTCCCTTCACCTGCCAAGGCCCGTGGAAGATCTACGGCGAGCCCCAGGCCAGCCTTTGCCTTGCCGAAACCTTCCGCTGTTGCCGCAGCCGGATGGCTGCTGATTTGTCCAAAGGCGCATCACCGTCCGTATGCCTGACCGGCAGTTCTTCTTCCAACAGGCTGCCTTTCTCTTCATTGACTGAAAATAATATTCAAGATCACCGGCAGCTTCGCAGCCTTCGCATTGTATAA
- a CDS encoding FUSC family protein, with protein sequence MKNHSQGRNRKINIALRGTAAALAALAIAEILKLECPYWAAMTAIIVIQPTQGLLLEKGYYRLVGTAIGSVAGLLLMLNAGSPLLVTIALACWLAVCVGIGNLLSGLRSYACLLAGCTCAIIAVRTLQNPHHLQDLAFGRIAGTIVGIIVATTTTLLFTPRQSRGEYLNRLQTAAGETVAWLAQLLRQGDGERLVRQEQEILLEIAEIEGMLDMVGAGSLRFKKKKRQIRSLIASLLSLLAAGRLAGERFYRHDGAEFQDVSWRETLALHLEHVSGKIKESGVAELQTVSAEATVHLPFLGESLGELVKSLKAALSTETNAPETEPVHRLIGHRDWQEARRAALRAAAAILAVALIWQVSGWEQSLPMLMVTSIMVSLFSTREHPSATLTQVLIGASTGAALGLFCRLVLLQGLNDPLIEGLVIAPLILIGVFLMQYRKTVAAATDATLIFMFVEQPGVVVTAPAPIQLEGAMATVIGIGIAWASFRYLLPIDPTIRFRSILTAIVGDLEIMAASTSATVLERLRARLQHRVIRLVVLAKKSDADHLAVVEGALSTLAIGKCLLHLHEAHKHEDIPPATAQIIRQTLQTLAHSLQQPDDVIPVLQETSRVLHALGPKDESYESPARLAAETMGDAAALFRGNVVLGKGRTSQCPG encoded by the coding sequence ATGAAAAATCATTCTCAAGGCAGGAACCGGAAAATAAACATCGCACTACGTGGCACGGCAGCAGCTCTTGCCGCCCTTGCCATCGCCGAAATCCTCAAACTCGAATGTCCGTACTGGGCGGCAATGACGGCAATCATCGTCATCCAGCCTACACAGGGGCTTTTGCTGGAGAAAGGCTACTACCGATTGGTCGGCACAGCCATCGGCTCGGTGGCAGGACTGTTGCTCATGCTGAACGCCGGTTCACCGCTTCTTGTGACCATCGCTCTTGCTTGTTGGCTGGCAGTTTGCGTCGGCATCGGCAATCTGCTTTCCGGTCTTCGTTCCTATGCCTGCCTGCTGGCAGGCTGTACCTGTGCCATCATTGCCGTGCGGACCTTGCAGAACCCGCACCATCTGCAGGACCTGGCCTTCGGCAGGATTGCCGGTACCATCGTCGGCATCATCGTCGCCACGACAACGACCTTGCTCTTTACCCCCCGGCAATCCAGGGGAGAATATCTGAACCGACTGCAGACGGCTGCGGGGGAAACCGTGGCATGGCTGGCCCAACTCCTGCGCCAGGGGGATGGAGAAAGGCTGGTCAGGCAGGAGCAGGAAATCCTGTTGGAAATTGCCGAGATCGAAGGCATGCTGGACATGGTTGGAGCGGGTTCACTGCGTTTCAAGAAGAAAAAGCGGCAGATCAGAAGCCTCATAGCCTCTCTTCTGTCTTTGCTGGCTGCCGGCAGACTGGCAGGAGAGCGGTTCTACAGGCATGATGGCGCTGAATTCCAAGATGTATCCTGGCGAGAGACACTCGCCCTCCATCTGGAGCATGTTTCCGGAAAAATAAAAGAAAGCGGAGTAGCCGAATTGCAGACGGTTTCAGCCGAGGCAACTGTTCATCTGCCCTTTCTTGGCGAGTCCCTTGGTGAGTTAGTGAAATCCCTGAAGGCCGCTTTGTCCACCGAGACCAATGCCCCGGAAACGGAACCAGTGCACAGGCTTATCGGCCACCGTGACTGGCAAGAAGCCCGACGAGCCGCGTTGCGTGCTGCAGCAGCCATACTTGCCGTCGCCCTGATCTGGCAGGTAAGCGGATGGGAACAATCATTACCGATGCTGATGGTGACATCCATCATGGTCAGCCTCTTTTCAACCAGAGAGCATCCTTCCGCCACCCTGACCCAGGTCTTGATCGGCGCATCCACAGGAGCTGCATTGGGTCTTTTCTGCCGGTTGGTATTGCTGCAGGGTTTGAACGATCCGCTGATCGAAGGCCTTGTAATTGCGCCATTGATCCTGATCGGCGTTTTTCTCATGCAGTACAGAAAAACGGTTGCCGCTGCCACCGACGCCACCCTTATCTTCATGTTCGTTGAGCAGCCGGGGGTGGTAGTCACGGCTCCGGCCCCGATCCAGTTGGAGGGCGCCATGGCTACCGTCATCGGCATCGGCATCGCCTGGGCCTCCTTCCGCTACCTGTTGCCCATCGATCCGACTATACGCTTTCGCTCCATATTGACCGCCATTGTCGGCGACCTGGAAATCATGGCCGCAAGTACTTCCGCCACGGTTTTGGAACGACTGCGGGCAAGGCTGCAACATCGTGTCATCCGCCTGGTAGTCTTAGCCAAAAAATCAGATGCCGACCATCTTGCCGTGGTCGAAGGCGCACTGTCAACCCTTGCCATCGGCAAATGCCTTCTGCACCTGCATGAGGCACATAAGCATGAGGATATCCCACCAGCTACCGCACAGATCATTCGCCAAACGCTGCAGACATTAGCCCATTCGTTGCAACAGCCCGACGATGTGATCCCGGTCTTGCAGGAGACTTCAAGGGTACTCCACGCACTTGGTCCGAAGGATGAGAGTTATGAATCTCCTGCAAGGCTTGCCGCCGAGACCATGGGCGACGCAGCAGCTTTATTCCGCGGGAATGTCGTCTTGGGGAAAGGCCGGACAAGCCAGTGCCCTGGCTGA
- a CDS encoding MarR family winged helix-turn-helix transcriptional regulator yields the protein MHTLHSKAIDRSNLLFHLSRLTRRWRKTLDMEIQAVGLTDATWRPLLHLRLLGDGTRQKDLAASIGIEGPSIVRLLDTLIAKGLIQRVEDATDRRAKLLSLTAEGKSLVARIQKTVTTLENKLLTEFTESDVSQMARLILRLEDNLGNLHRQLNNGKQ from the coding sequence ATGCATACCTTACACTCAAAAGCCATTGACCGTAGCAACCTGCTCTTCCATCTCTCCCGCCTGACAAGACGCTGGCGAAAGACATTGGACATGGAAATACAGGCCGTGGGACTGACCGATGCCACCTGGAGGCCTCTTCTACATCTTCGGCTCCTTGGAGATGGGACCCGTCAAAAGGATCTGGCGGCTTCCATCGGCATCGAGGGACCTTCCATTGTCAGACTCCTGGATACTCTAATTGCCAAAGGCCTGATTCAGAGGGTGGAAGACGCGACCGACCGCCGCGCCAAGTTGTTGAGTCTGACTGCTGAGGGAAAGTCATTGGTTGCCCGGATACAAAAAACTGTTACCACCCTTGAAAACAAGCTGCTCACGGAATTCACCGAAAGCGATGTTTCACAGATGGCGAGATTGATTCTGCGCCTGGAAGACAACCTGGGAAACTTGCACCGGCAACTGAATAATGGAAAACAATGA
- a CDS encoding TetR/AcrR family transcriptional regulator has translation MLQKKSTRVRKEEIVQAALEVIGRKGVRALTISAIADAAGMSEANIYRHFAGKDEIFSALGEFIGSAVMGKAATIAGGSRKPLEKLEIIFFSHIALLADHPGIPRFVFSDDIHLGNRNLADMLAVRINSYIETITGVIAAGVAEGELRQGLAPRQTALTLLGMIQFTAMRWNMSNASFDIQAEAEKLWQNFISLVG, from the coding sequence ATGTTACAAAAAAAAAGTACTCGCGTCCGCAAGGAAGAGATCGTTCAGGCTGCCCTTGAGGTGATCGGCCGTAAGGGGGTACGTGCACTTACCATCTCCGCCATTGCCGATGCAGCTGGCATGAGTGAGGCCAACATTTATCGTCATTTTGCCGGCAAGGATGAGATTTTCTCTGCGCTTGGGGAATTCATCGGCAGTGCGGTCATGGGCAAGGCAGCTACCATTGCCGGAGGAAGCCGAAAGCCGCTGGAAAAACTGGAAATCATCTTCTTCTCCCATATTGCTCTTCTAGCAGACCATCCGGGGATACCACGTTTCGTTTTTTCCGACGATATTCATCTTGGAAACCGCAATCTGGCGGACATGCTGGCAGTGCGCATCAATAGCTACATTGAAACCATAACCGGCGTCATTGCTGCAGGGGTTGCCGAAGGCGAGCTGAGGCAGGGGCTTGCTCCCCGGCAAACCGCCCTGACCCTCCTCGGCATGATCCAGTTCACCGCCATGCGATGGAATATGAGCAATGCATCCTTTGATATTCAAGCAGAGGCGGAAAAGCTCTGGCAAAATTTCATTTCTCTGGTCGGCTGA
- a CDS encoding TolC family protein, protein MSDSRAENNDVQIRKSIRLLFLLLLAVSPSPLFAASPLSLDEALVMALKKHPQLIEARENVNGSEARTGQALANYYPQISVVADWSKGRSFFGPLERAISTEVHTEAMYLKQTIYDFGRTKGSVDAAQSAREAAAETVAIARQDVALRVRIAFYLLLAAEKQVLATGETVRAREAVFQQAQEFFIQGIRAKVEVSRAEANLYAAKTALIRAENNRDLAKVELANSIGIPSLADRQPVAPAIGSAPLPDESQVLQEAISRRSELKQLDSLGSVAAANLKTARSGYLPILSGTASVGYADRSFPPGDNVWGVGLNLTMPLFSGFSTREQEKESLAALRGVEARKNSVKLQVVKDVKFAWLGVREATDRIVSTKKEVAAAGENQALAMGRYQEGVGTIVEVTDAQAQALDADTAHIQAVYDYQIALARLDRAVGKE, encoded by the coding sequence ATGAGTGATTCCCGAGCAGAGAACAATGACGTCCAGATAAGAAAATCGATCCGGTTGCTTTTCCTTTTGTTGTTAGCGGTTTCCCCTTCGCCGCTCTTTGCTGCTTCACCTCTGTCCCTTGATGAAGCATTGGTGATGGCTCTAAAAAAACACCCCCAGCTGATCGAGGCAAGAGAAAACGTGAATGGCTCCGAGGCCAGGACAGGTCAGGCTCTGGCTAACTACTATCCCCAGATCAGTGTCGTTGCCGATTGGAGCAAGGGGCGCTCCTTTTTTGGTCCTCTTGAAAGAGCGATATCAACAGAGGTACACACGGAAGCCATGTACCTGAAGCAGACCATATATGATTTCGGTCGCACAAAGGGATCAGTTGACGCAGCGCAGAGCGCTCGTGAGGCTGCAGCTGAAACTGTGGCCATTGCGCGGCAAGACGTAGCTCTCAGGGTGCGCATTGCATTCTATCTTCTGCTGGCCGCTGAGAAACAGGTTCTGGCCACCGGGGAAACAGTCCGGGCGCGGGAGGCAGTCTTTCAGCAGGCTCAGGAATTCTTCATTCAGGGAATCAGGGCAAAGGTTGAGGTGTCCAGGGCAGAAGCAAATCTGTATGCAGCCAAGACCGCCCTGATCCGGGCGGAGAACAACAGGGACCTTGCCAAGGTCGAACTGGCCAACTCCATCGGCATTCCATCATTGGCCGACCGCCAACCTGTGGCACCGGCGATTGGTTCAGCACCTTTACCCGATGAGAGCCAGGTGCTGCAGGAGGCAATCAGCCGCAGGTCAGAGCTGAAGCAACTGGATTCCTTGGGATCGGTGGCAGCGGCAAATCTCAAAACGGCAAGAAGCGGGTATCTCCCAATCCTGTCAGGTACCGCCAGTGTCGGCTACGCCGACCGGAGTTTTCCTCCTGGAGACAATGTCTGGGGAGTTGGTTTGAACCTGACAATGCCGCTCTTCAGCGGGTTTTCCACCAGGGAGCAGGAAAAGGAGTCCTTGGCGGCACTGCGGGGGGTTGAAGCCCGGAAAAATAGCGTGAAGTTGCAAGTAGTAAAGGATGTTAAATTCGCCTGGCTCGGGGTCAGGGAGGCAACCGACCGTATTGTCTCGACGAAAAAGGAAGTGGCGGCGGCCGGGGAGAATCAGGCTCTGGCCATGGGCCGCTACCAGGAAGGAGTCGGCACTATCGTCGAGGTAACCGATGCTCAAGCTCAGGCACTGGATGCGGACACGGCCCACATCCAGGCGGTATATGATTACCAGATCGCCCTGGCCCGTCTTGACCGGGCTGTGGGAAAAGAGTGA
- a CDS encoding efflux RND transporter periplasmic adaptor subunit: protein MELFKTLKQKKYLIWVVTLVAVVILLKVTLLAPKRVKVVRVEKRDLTAEVYGNGTVEAKVVVGVSSKITGRIVELYADQGDRVKRGQLLAKLDNDDFLQQEQQSLAGLNRSAASLNVVQANLQKAKASLVLAEKNANRFKNLAEKNLVSKLEAEQYDTACRVAREEVARSQAEVKAMHMEQRASRANLGFARSKASDTLIYAPQDGIIITRDLEQGATVTPGVSIFTMADPRVVWVKANVDESQLKGVAIGKKAMITLRSSAAEPVPGRVARLGHQSDRVTEELEVDVAFTDTLKDFRLGEQADVYIVTGTKKDAPSLPSAAIVTKEKKRGVWVIVEGRLAFRPVTVGIEDRRNSSEILAGLDGTDQVALIHPSNMAKFKDGMRVRQSP from the coding sequence ATGGAACTGTTCAAAACATTGAAGCAGAAGAAGTACCTGATCTGGGTCGTGACCCTGGTAGCTGTAGTCATCCTGCTTAAAGTCACTCTTCTTGCACCGAAGCGGGTCAAGGTGGTCAGGGTTGAAAAACGTGACCTGACGGCTGAAGTATATGGCAACGGCACCGTGGAGGCCAAGGTGGTGGTTGGCGTCTCGAGCAAGATCACCGGCCGGATTGTTGAGCTTTATGCCGATCAGGGTGATCGGGTGAAACGGGGACAGCTTCTGGCCAAACTGGATAATGACGATTTTCTGCAGCAGGAGCAGCAATCTTTGGCAGGGCTCAATCGATCAGCAGCCAGCTTAAATGTCGTACAGGCGAACCTGCAGAAGGCAAAAGCCAGTCTGGTTCTTGCTGAAAAAAATGCCAACCGCTTCAAAAATCTGGCTGAAAAAAATCTTGTCTCAAAACTGGAGGCAGAGCAGTACGATACTGCTTGCCGGGTGGCCAGGGAAGAGGTGGCCCGAAGTCAGGCGGAGGTGAAGGCCATGCATATGGAGCAGCGGGCAAGTCGCGCCAATCTGGGCTTTGCCCGGAGCAAAGCGAGCGACACCCTTATTTATGCCCCCCAGGACGGCATTATTATCACCCGTGATCTGGAACAGGGGGCGACGGTCACTCCAGGTGTGTCGATCTTTACCATGGCCGATCCCCGAGTCGTCTGGGTCAAGGCAAACGTGGATGAGTCGCAGCTCAAAGGAGTGGCAATCGGCAAAAAAGCCATGATCACCTTGCGTTCTTCAGCGGCTGAACCGGTTCCCGGCCGGGTGGCCCGACTGGGGCATCAGAGCGACCGGGTGACTGAAGAGCTGGAAGTTGACGTGGCCTTTACCGACACCTTAAAAGACTTCCGGTTGGGTGAACAGGCGGATGTTTATATCGTCACCGGGACGAAAAAAGACGCTCCTTCACTCCCCTCAGCCGCCATTGTTACCAAGGAAAAAAAGCGGGGAGTCTGGGTCATTGTCGAGGGGAGGCTTGCCTTCAGACCGGTGACTGTTGGCATCGAAGATCGCCGAAATTCCAGTGAAATTCTTGCCGGGCTTGACGGAACCGATCAGGTTGCCTTAATACACCCCTCAAACATGGCAAAGTTCAAGGATGGCATGCGGGTGAGGCAGTCGCCATGA
- a CDS encoding ABC transporter permease, protein MNLAIRDIRYHRGRFILTSIGLGLLLGIVMSMGGIYRGLVADALEIMTATGADLWVVQAHTNGPFAESSRIPEDVKYRIQAVPGVEKASPLSFQTIQIERKGKQFRFFLIGYNLSGLGGPPNIIAGRDIRQKHYEMVAAKGMKMKVGEKIHLGLHDYTVVGITDRIVSSGGDPAAYVSLADAQEIQFKKDNNAIRNNRARIGASLAGNQSLPPAQAGSLLQDVTNIAESTHTVNAVVARLTPGANLHEVQERISRWNHFRPISAEEQTKILTKGMIEQARMQLGLFRVMLLVISGVIIALIIYTSTMDKIKVIATLKLIGAQNRVIIGMILEQSLLMGLIAYGIGYLLINLTYDNFPRRVVLQSFDLQVLFVIVLVICTISSFVGIRKAFKVEPAEALGG, encoded by the coding sequence ATGAATCTGGCCATCAGGGATATACGTTATCACCGGGGGAGGTTCATTCTCACCTCCATCGGACTGGGACTGCTCCTAGGGATAGTAATGAGCATGGGGGGGATCTACCGCGGTCTGGTAGCCGATGCCCTTGAGATAATGACTGCCACCGGAGCTGACCTGTGGGTAGTGCAGGCGCATACGAACGGCCCCTTTGCCGAAAGCTCGAGGATTCCCGAAGACGTCAAATATCGCATACAGGCAGTGCCTGGAGTAGAAAAAGCATCTCCCCTTTCATTTCAAACCATCCAGATCGAGAGAAAGGGGAAACAGTTCCGATTCTTTCTCATCGGCTATAACCTCAGTGGCTTGGGGGGGCCGCCGAATATCATCGCCGGCCGGGATATCCGGCAAAAGCATTATGAGATGGTGGCGGCCAAAGGAATGAAGATGAAGGTGGGCGAGAAAATTCACCTGGGGCTCCACGATTACACGGTCGTGGGTATTACGGACAGGATCGTTTCATCCGGCGGTGACCCGGCAGCTTACGTGAGTCTGGCTGACGCCCAGGAAATACAGTTCAAGAAAGACAACAATGCCATCAGAAACAATCGGGCACGGATCGGAGCAAGTCTGGCCGGCAATCAGTCACTCCCTCCGGCTCAGGCAGGATCCCTCCTGCAGGACGTTACCAACATAGCCGAATCTACCCACACTGTAAACGCGGTGGTGGCACGACTGACTCCCGGGGCGAACCTTCATGAGGTGCAGGAGCGGATCAGCCGTTGGAATCACTTTCGTCCCATTTCGGCGGAAGAACAGACAAAGATCCTCACCAAGGGCATGATTGAGCAGGCGCGGATGCAACTGGGGCTTTTCCGGGTCATGCTGCTGGTAATATCAGGGGTCATCATTGCCCTTATCATCTATACTTCGACCATGGACAAGATCAAGGTTATAGCTACCCTGAAGCTGATCGGCGCCCAAAACCGGGTCATCATCGGCATGATCCTCGAGCAGTCACTTTTGATGGGTCTGATCGCCTATGGCATCGGCTACCTGCTGATCAACCTCACCTATGATAATTTTCCGCGCCGTGTTGTCCTGCAATCATTTGACCTGCAGGTTCTCTTCGTCATAGTTCTCGTAATCTGTACCATTTCAAGCTTTGTCGGCATACGCAAGGCGTTCAAGGTCGAGCCGGCTGAGGCCCTGGGGGGGTAA
- a CDS encoding ABC transporter ATP-binding protein, producing MYAVEVEQLTKRYGKGDTLVTAIADATFQVRPGELVAILGPSGSGKTTLLTSIGLINEPTHGKVVIDGEKVADEGWLPGLDLKKLRREKLGFIFQAHNLIPFLTALENVMIALEINDLPRKEAKARAIELFHALNLGHRLNSYPMSLSGGEAQRVAIARAMANKPKVILADEPTAALDTENGKNVMTLLKKLAVENQSAILVVTHDHRMVEGFDRIFHVSDGRIAARLTARGSELFSTPTGD from the coding sequence ATGTATGCCGTTGAAGTGGAACAACTGACAAAAAGGTACGGCAAGGGTGATACCCTGGTGACCGCCATTGCCGACGCCACCTTTCAGGTCAGGCCGGGGGAGCTGGTCGCCATTCTTGGTCCCTCCGGGTCGGGGAAGACTACCCTCCTTACTTCGATCGGTCTGATCAATGAGCCGACCCATGGCAAGGTTGTCATTGACGGAGAAAAGGTGGCCGACGAAGGATGGCTGCCGGGACTGGATCTGAAGAAGCTGCGTCGGGAAAAGCTGGGTTTCATCTTCCAGGCCCACAACCTGATCCCCTTTCTCACCGCCCTGGAAAACGTCATGATCGCCCTGGAAATCAACGATCTGCCAAGGAAGGAAGCTAAAGCCAGGGCCATCGAACTGTTCCATGCACTTAACCTCGGCCATCGCCTCAACAGCTACCCCATGTCCCTTTCCGGTGGGGAAGCACAGCGCGTAGCCATTGCCCGAGCCATGGCCAACAAGCCGAAGGTAATCCTGGCCGATGAACCGACCGCGGCATTGGATACGGAAAACGGGAAAAACGTCATGACTCTTCTGAAAAAGCTGGCTGTGGAAAATCAGTCGGCCATTCTCGTCGTTACCCATGACCATCGTATGGTGGAAGGCTTCGACCGTATTTTCCATGTGAGCGACGGCAGGATTGCCGCCAGGCTCACCGCTCGGGGGAGTGAATTATTCTCGACGCCGACCGGCGACTGA
- a CDS encoding cation transporter, which produces MGGKGIKDLYGKAHLLAVITIIYNLVEGVASMGLGAADETLALFGFGVDSFIEVISAVGVWHMLGRIRINGEEERDRFEQTALRITGGAFYILTAGLIASAVINMVQHHKPETTLWGIVISSVSISFMWLLIRQKMKVGKALSSPAILADAACSRACLYLSLVLMAASVGYELTGIGSLDAIGALIIAYLSWKEGKEAFGKAAGLACSCSCSCHD; this is translated from the coding sequence ATGGGTGGAAAAGGAATAAAGGATCTCTATGGGAAGGCGCATCTACTCGCAGTTATTACCATTATCTACAATCTTGTGGAAGGAGTCGCCTCCATGGGACTCGGTGCTGCAGATGAAACCCTGGCGCTCTTCGGCTTCGGAGTCGATTCTTTCATCGAGGTCATTTCTGCGGTAGGGGTGTGGCACATGCTCGGCAGGATAAGGATCAATGGTGAAGAAGAGCGGGACAGGTTCGAGCAGACCGCCCTCAGGATCACCGGTGGGGCGTTTTACATCCTGACAGCCGGCCTGATAGCGTCGGCTGTCATCAATATGGTGCAACATCACAAGCCGGAAACCACCCTCTGGGGAATTGTCATCTCCAGTGTTTCCATCTCTTTCATGTGGCTGCTGATCCGGCAGAAAATGAAGGTCGGCAAGGCGCTCTCGTCCCCTGCCATCCTGGCCGACGCCGCCTGCTCCAGGGCATGTCTCTATCTATCCCTGGTGCTGATGGCTGCCAGCGTCGGCTATGAGTTGACCGGCATCGGCAGTCTCGATGCAATCGGAGCATTGATCATCGCATATTTATCGTGGAAGGAAGGAAAGGAAGCCTTCGGCAAGGCCGCCGGCCTTGCCTGCTCATGCAGCTGCAGCTGCCACGACTGA